DNA from Nitrospiraceae bacterium:
CAGACCTCTTCCTTCACCTTCTGAAGGCGCCGCAGAATTTCCTCGGGGCTATCGGATGCTCTGTTCTGCAAGCGAGACCGAAGTACCTGCATCGACGGCGGAAGAATAAAAATTGACACGGCATCTTCGAACTTCTTCTTCACTTGGATTGCGCCTTGCACGTCGATTTCCAACAGCACATCGATTCCCTGCTCGAGTCGATCGGTCAAGGTCTTGCGAGGCGTGCCGTACAGATTGCCGTATACCCTGGCCCATTCGACGAATTCATTTCGATCGACCATCTGCTGGAACTCATTTTCTCCGATGAAAAAGTACTCACGGCCGTGTTCTTCTCCCGGACGAGGTTTCCTCGTGGTATAGGAAATCGAATGCCAGAGTCCCGGGACGGTCGACGTCAACTGCTTGCAGAGTGTGGTTTTTCCTGTCCCAGAGGGGGCCGAAATAATAAAGAGAATCCCCCGCCGATCAGCGGAATGCCGCGACGTCTCAGGCGCTGACGGGGAAGACTGTGTAGTCATAGCCGGTGTCATTCAATGTTTTGGACTTGTTCGCGAATACGCTCGAGCTCGGTCTTCATCTGGATGACATGGGCGGCGATTTCCGTGTCGTTCGCTTTTGAGCCGATGGTGTTGACTTCCCGACCAATCTCCTGGAGCAAGAAATCGAGTGTTTTCCCAACGGGTTCCGAACGTTCCAGCGTTTGCTGAAACTGTACCATATGTGAGTCTAATCTGACCAATTCTTCCGTAATGTCGGTCCGGTCAGCGAAGATTGCCAATTCCTGGTTGAGCCGAGAAAGATCGGGCACAGTCTCACCCATAAGTTTCTCCACTCGGCTTCTCATTCGATCGAACGCCTCCTGCGCCAGCAATGGAGCTCTCGCCGAGACGCGTAGCTGATGATCCCCAATGACCCGCAGTCTTGCGAGCATGTCTTTAGCCAGAGCCTCCCCTTCCCGCGATCGCATTGCTGTCAGGTCGTCCAACGATTCTCCTACCAAGCGCACAACCAGCTTCCCCAATTTCGGATCCTCTGGTGGCTGATCGGATACGGAGACAACATCACGGAGCCCGGCGATGAGGGCAAGATCGATGGAGCCGCTCAGCTTCAAGGATTTCTTGAGGATGCGGAGGGTATGATGGTACTGCTTTGCCAGCGGTTGGTCAAGACTGACGGTCACGGCTCTCCCCTTCCCTCCTTGCAGAGAAACGGTAAGATCGATTCGACCGCGAGTACACCGTTGTTGCACCGCTTTCTTGAAGGTCTCTTCCAGGTGATTCAATGAGCGGGGCAGCCGACAGGCTATTTCAAGAAAACGGTGGTTGACGGCCCGCATTTCCACCGCCACAGACCCATCCTGCCACGCAGTCTGTCGACGACCAAATCCGGTCATGCTGCGGATCATGGAACTTGCTTCCCCTTCCAATGGCAGAAGGAGGCAATGGAGCATTGACTACAATGAGGTTTGCGCGCCACGCAGACATACCGACCGTGCAGGAGCAGACGTTGCGATGTAGCAGTCCATTCGGATTGCGGAATGAGTTGCTGCAGATCGTGCTCAATATTCACGGGATCATCGGAACTGGTTAAACCAAGCCGATTCGAAACTCGCTTTACATGGGTATCGACAACAATTCCCGGCTTCCCGAAGGCGTTGCCCAGGATGACATTGGCGGTTTTCCTTCCGACGCCCGGCAAGGAGGTGAGGTCTTCCATCGTTGCAGGAACTTGTCCGTGAAATCGTTCGACAACCGCCTGACCACAAGCCACGAGGTGCTTGGCTTTACTTTTGAAAAACCCGGTCGATCGGATCAATGCTTCAAGGTCCGCAAGACGTGCCTGCGCATAGTCAGAAGGCCGGCGATAACGGCGGAAGAGATTCGGCGTCACCTGGTTGACGCGTTGATCCGTGCATTGGGCAGAAAGGATCGTCGCAACCAACAACTCCCACGGCGTGCGATGGTCGAGTTCGACCTTTACCGTCGGGAGGGACCGCCGGAGTGCTTCGAGAATCCGGCCTATGCGAGACTGAATACGAACGGCGGATGCCCTCATCGAGATCACCGGTGGAGCTGGAATGTGCAGCAGTTAGGCGTGAGAAGCAATGGCGCTACCCTCTTCGGACTGCTGGGCAGAGACTGGGGAGATGTTCGACCCCAATCTCTCCAGCGCTTGTTCCAGATAGTGGATGAGCGGGTGAAGGGTCTCCGGTTGAAGGGCTGAGATTCCAATCGCACGATACCGACGGCAGAGAAACTGCGCATGATCGCCCGGGATGCGGTCGCATTTGTTGAAGGCTAGCACCTGAGGAACTTGCTCGAGGTTCAAATCCTGCAGAACCGCTTCGACGGCGACGATTTGGCTCTCGAGGTCGGCAGCGCTGGCGTCGACGACATGGAGGAGTATATCGGCCTCTCGCAACTCTTCCAATGTCGTCCGAAAGGCACCGAGCAGGTCTTTGGGAAGGTCGCGGATAAATCCGACCGTGTCGGTGATGATCACCTCCTGATCATGCGGGAATCGTAAGCGTCGGCTCGTCGTATCCAACGTTTCAAAGACCCGGTCATCTGCCGCGACCTGGCTCTTCGTCAACGCGTTCAGTAAGGTTGACTTGCCAGCGTTCGTGTATCCGACAATCGAAACGACCGGCATCCCGTGCCGAGCACGACGCGCACGCCGCTGGTTCTGATGGCGAGCAAACATCGTCAGGTCGCGCTCAAGGTGGCTGATGCGCTCTCTGATTCGGCGGCGATCAGTTTCTAGCTTTGTCTCTCCCGGACCTCTCGTGCCGATACCGCCTCCAAGTCGAGACAGACTCGATCCATGCCCGGAAAGACGTGGTAGCAAATAGCGAAGTTGGGCGAGTTCCACTTGGACCTTCCCTTCGCGACTGTGTGCGCGCCTTGCGAAAATATCGAGAATCAATTGAGTACGGTCTATGACTTTGACGTCGGTGAATTCTGCAATTGCCCTTGCCTGGGCCGGAGCGAGGTCTTGATCGAAAATCAACAGATCGGCCCCCTTCTGCAGCGCTAGCATGAGAACATCTTTGAGTTTTCCGCTGCCAACGAGAAAGCGCTGATGACCGGCTTGGGTTCGCTGAACAATTCGATCGACTACCGAAATGTCTGCGGACGTTGCCAACTCAGCGAGTTCAGTCAGTCGATCATCTTGAGTCGATCGGCTGTGGGGAGAAGCGCTGATGAGAATGGCGGTTTCCTGGTGACCTGACACATCATGTTGTGTGCTCTGCCGCTGAAACTCCGATTCAAGCTCCAGCATGAAGGATTGGAACTCAATCGGACAATGATGAACCAGCATGGGGCTCAACACCTTGAGGAGTTGCCCCTGGGGGTTGGGAGGCAGTAAATGGGCGAGAGAGAGCGATCCCGGCTCGCCCTCTGGAGTGACCGCCAAGGCACCGATCACGTCAAATCGGAGTAAGGCCAGCATCGTGATGTCTTCTTGGCTCAGGGGTTGGCCGTGGAGCTGAGTTCGAATGAGTCGGAGCCCTCGCAAAGAGCGGGAGCTCGCTCGATATTTGGCCAAAGTCGCAGGGCTAGGACCTGCGTCGGCTCCTACCAACACATCCTGGATGGTTCCGCGACGGGCGATCACCAATCCGATCGGTCGACGCAGATCATGACTCAGCTGAGCGAGAAGTTTGGCAATTTCCGGCGAGAGAACTTGGTCAACGGGGACACGCCGTCGATAGAGGCGATCCAGTGCGGTGAGCTGGGCGCTTCGGAGGCCTGCGACGTGTCCATGAACTTGTGGAATCGGTCAATCCCCTTATTTACTACCTAAGTGGTTAAAGCGTGCACCGCCAGGCATGCGTTGGCTTCCATGTCGAGTGCAGCACGTTTCCCCCTGAGTAAGGCCTGCCGACCTGCGGCAGCAATCATGGCGGCGTTATCCGTACAATAGGACAACGGGGGCAGGCTCAGACGGATGCCACTTGTGCTGGCCCGACGCTGGAGGAGCGAGCGCAACCTCGTATTGGCAGAGACGCCTCCGACAACCGCGAGAGCCGCTACCCCGTATGCCTTGACCGCAGCAAACGCCTTGTCGACGAGCACAGTGACAATAGCCTCCTGGTAACCGGCCGCTAGGTCGGGAGCTTGAGCATCGCGCTGGCTCTGGTCCATCTGTTGAAGTTTATAGAGAAGCGCCGTTTTGAGACCACTGAAACTAAAATCCAAACTCTCCTTCCTCAAATACGAGCGGGGAAACAGAATTGCCGTAGCACTGCCGCTTTGTGCAAGGCGATCAATTGCCGGCCCCCCGGGGTATTCGAGTCCGAGCATTTGAGCGCCCTTGTCGAACGCTTCCCCGGCCGCATCGTCTCTGGTACATCCCAAGAGCGGGCAACCGCCATCAAGCTGCATCAGATACAGGTGTGAATGGCCTCCGGATACGACCAACACCACGCACGGGACCGGAAATGTTGGTTCTTGCAGCCAGGCAGAGGAAATATGCCCTTCCAAGTGACTGACTCCGACCATCGGAACGTTCAAGGCATACGAGAGTGCTTTGGCATAGTTTACTCCGACGATGAGGGATCCCGCGAGTCCCGGTCCTTGAGTCACGGCTAGCCCCGTTAAGTCCGACCATTGGACCCCCGCTTCCCGCATCGCTTGACTGGCGACACCCTCGATGGTCTCGATGTGGGTCCGAGACGAGAGCTCAGGGACTACGCCGCCGAACGGTTGGTGAACGGCGTGTTGGGAACTGATGACATTGGAAACAACCGCTCCATCGGCGTTCAGGACCGCGGCGGATGTTTCGTCACACGACGTCTCCAGCCCAAGTAGCGGCCCCGGTGTCCATACCGCCGTTGGCTCTGAGTTTGATCCAATCATAAACTTGTATGATGTCTCTAAGGAACGCCTCACGCCAATCGGCATCTCATGGGGCAAAAACAGTACGACCCCTGCGGTCCTGACCACAGGGGTCGCATCAAGTATCGATGCCGCGCTGGCGAGAATGATTCACAGGCAGTTATTTACACACCTGCCAGCGTTTCCTGCTCAATGAACGTCGGAGCACCATCGCGCAGGACCACCTTTATTTTCCGGCTGTCCTTGAACCGGCCTTTGATTAGCTCTTCCGACAAAGGATCTCCGATCGCGCGTTGAATAGTTCTGCGCATCGGGCGAGCTCCGTACAGCGGTTCATAGCCTTCTTTAATGAGCCACTGTTTCACTTCGTCGTCGATTTCGATCTCGACACCCTTTTCCAACAGTCGGAGATTCAGCTCTCTGAGCAGGATATCGAGAATGCTGTTAAGGTGTTCCTTGTCAAGCTGGTGGAACACCACAATTTCGTCGATCCGGTTCAAGAACTCCGGGCTGAACGAGCGGCGTAATTCGCCCAAGACCTCTTCCTTCTTGCGGCGATCCTGTTCGATCTCCGTACTCTGGAACCCGAGGGACACGCCCTTCTGGATCAACTTTGTTCCGATGTTTGAGGTCATGATGACTACGGTGTTCTTGAAGTCGACCTTCCGTCCCAAGCTGTCCGTTAGAACCCCGTCATCTAGGACCTGCAACAGAATGTTGAACACATCCGGATGGGCCTTTTCAATTTCGTCAAAGAGGACGACCGAATACGGGCGACGGCGCACCCGTTCCGTCAACTGGCCGCCTTCCTCATACCCGACATAGCCAGGAGGGGCTCCGAAGAGCCGTGAACTGGTGAACTTCTCCTGGTATTCGGACATATCGATCCGAATCAGGGCATC
Protein-coding regions in this window:
- the tsaD gene encoding tRNA (adenosine(37)-N6)-threonylcarbamoyltransferase complex transferase subunit TsaD; this encodes MIGSNSEPTAVWTPGPLLGLETSCDETSAAVLNADGAVVSNVISSQHAVHQPFGGVVPELSSRTHIETIEGVASQAMREAGVQWSDLTGLAVTQGPGLAGSLIVGVNYAKALSYALNVPMVGVSHLEGHISSAWLQEPTFPVPCVVLVVSGGHSHLYLMQLDGGCPLLGCTRDDAAGEAFDKGAQMLGLEYPGGPAIDRLAQSGSATAILFPRSYLRKESLDFSFSGLKTALLYKLQQMDQSQRDAQAPDLAAGYQEAIVTVLVDKAFAAVKAYGVAALAVVGGVSANTRLRSLLQRRASTSGIRLSLPPLSYCTDNAAMIAAAGRQALLRGKRAALDMEANACLAVHALTT
- a CDS encoding YicC/YloC family endoribonuclease, encoding MIRSMTGFGRRQTAWQDGSVAVEMRAVNHRFLEIACRLPRSLNHLEETFKKAVQQRCTRGRIDLTVSLQGGKGRAVTVSLDQPLAKQYHHTLRILKKSLKLSGSIDLALIAGLRDVVSVSDQPPEDPKLGKLVVRLVGESLDDLTAMRSREGEALAKDMLARLRVIGDHQLRVSARAPLLAQEAFDRMRSRVEKLMGETVPDLSRLNQELAIFADRTDITEELVRLDSHMVQFQQTLERSEPVGKTLDFLLQEIGREVNTIGSKANDTEIAAHVIQMKTELERIREQVQNIE
- the nth gene encoding endonuclease III gives rise to the protein MRASAVRIQSRIGRILEALRRSLPTVKVELDHRTPWELLVATILSAQCTDQRVNQVTPNLFRRYRRPSDYAQARLADLEALIRSTGFFKSKAKHLVACGQAVVERFHGQVPATMEDLTSLPGVGRKTANVILGNAFGKPGIVVDTHVKRVSNRLGLTSSDDPVNIEHDLQQLIPQSEWTATSQRLLLHGRYVCVARKPHCSQCSIASFCHWKGKQVP
- the gmk gene encoding guanylate kinase, translating into MTTQSSPSAPETSRHSADRRGILFIISAPSGTGKTTLCKQLTSTVPGLWHSISYTTRKPRPGEEHGREYFFIGENEFQQMVDRNEFVEWARVYGNLYGTPRKTLTDRLEQGIDVLLEIDVQGAIQVKKKFEDAVSIFILPPSMQVLRSRLQNRASDSPEEILRRLQKVKEEVWSYREYAYVVRNEDLSQSLRELESVFLAERLKTKQLNMAWLEKNFILEDEPKPGDRKDLP
- the hflX gene encoding GTPase HflX, whose amino-acid sequence is MIARRGTIQDVLVGADAGPSPATLAKYRASSRSLRGLRLIRTQLHGQPLSQEDITMLALLRFDVIGALAVTPEGEPGSLSLAHLLPPNPQGQLLKVLSPMLVHHCPIEFQSFMLELESEFQRQSTQHDVSGHQETAILISASPHSRSTQDDRLTELAELATSADISVVDRIVQRTQAGHQRFLVGSGKLKDVLMLALQKGADLLIFDQDLAPAQARAIAEFTDVKVIDRTQLILDIFARRAHSREGKVQVELAQLRYLLPRLSGHGSSLSRLGGGIGTRGPGETKLETDRRRIRERISHLERDLTMFARHQNQRRARRARHGMPVVSIVGYTNAGKSTLLNALTKSQVAADDRVFETLDTTSRRLRFPHDQEVIITDTVGFIRDLPKDLLGAFRTTLEELREADILLHVVDASAADLESQIVAVEAVLQDLNLEQVPQVLAFNKCDRIPGDHAQFLCRRYRAIGISALQPETLHPLIHYLEQALERLGSNISPVSAQQSEEGSAIASHA